A part of Phoenix dactylifera cultivar Barhee BC4 chromosome 2, palm_55x_up_171113_PBpolish2nd_filt_p, whole genome shotgun sequence genomic DNA contains:
- the LOC103710806 gene encoding pentatricopeptide repeat-containing protein At1g12775, mitochondrial-like isoform X1 translates to MLSAALRRAHHRSVRPGRPAPPPPLRLSLFPSCSRPQDPTFPTPTPLSTTTAAEGFDPIDQFLPPRALPPPPLRPSLRRETLLSLARALKTAPTCLPALQALAFGFRPGPLASVLRSFPHPRPALAFFARSLPDLSTATVRSCCAAAHLLAAADPALKPLAQDLLASLLHRMGPHRGAELLLWTEHHRSLRSYYTVLHLVLRAFLNAGMAPEALDVLRRIRGRGKTPSLSALAILLRLLFRTGDWVSAWKLFKDMVGKGPRPSSRTFNAMILGSCRRGAVSFGEGLLRVMHRFRCEPDACSYNILMKAHCVFGQSAYAFELFDSMLESGCAPTVITYNILIDALCQEGRMDEARMLFDGMEEEGIESNTVTYNVLVDGYAKAGQIEKADAVYREMRGKGLGPDCYTFNILAAGHCKFRKDWESEGVHLLDEVLKSDVFPDAPMLDMLVSRFCWDGQLDDARELLQHAVDEGMTVSIAGFNSVIAGYSKEGLEEEAFDLYQIMVEAGLAPSASTCNSLLMGLCKRGRLDDARMLLDKMVEKGYCMSTSAFTIYLDGCFRMGNTAAALRCWNDMEKQGIHPDVVGFSAYINGLCRANYMEEAHEAFHEMCRRGLVPNNFTYNSLISGFCRAGNVAEALKLERAMRQNGLVPDIFTTNIIINGFCRQGRLKMANNIFMEMYANGLSPDIVTYNTFISAYCRAFDMVNAANLVNKMSSEGCEPDIFTYNIWIHSLCSSCMTNRAIKVLDELVSTGFVANTVTYNTMMNGICSDVLDRAMILMGKLLKMAFVPNVITVNLLLSHFCKQGLARRALIWGEKLRQVSIFDHTTGNILDRAYRDMQEDAEPLTGESDRSLFLEFLMRITYGSLHNGEPLKHKPLMITNIVDHGITKSSKMMNVR, encoded by the coding sequence ATGCTCTCCGCCGCGCTCCGCCGCGCGCACCATCGCTCCGTTAGACCCGGCCGTCctgctcctccgccgccgctgcGTCTTTCCCTCTTCCCTTCTTGTTCCCGTCCCCAAGATCCCACCTTTCCCACGCCAACTCCCCTCTCCACCACCACAGCCGCCGAAGGCTTCGACCCCATCGACCAGTTCCTCCCTCCCCGGGCCCTCCCTCCGCCGCCCCTCCGTCCCTCCCTCCGCCGCGAGACCCTCCTCTCCCTCGCCCGAGCCCTCAAGACCGCCCCCACATGCCTCCCTGCCCTCCAGGCCCTTGCTTTTGGCTTCCGCCCCGGCCCCCTTGCCAGCGTCCTCCGCTCCTTCCCCCACCCCCGCCCCGCCCTCGCCTTCTTCGCCCGCTCCCTCCCCGACCTCTCCACCGCCACCGTTCGCTCCTGCTGCGCCGCCGCCCACCTCCTCGCCGCCGCGGACCCCGCGCTCAAACCCCTCGCCCAGGACCTCCTCGCGTCCCTCCTCCATCGAATGGGCCCCCATCGTGGCGCCGAGCTCCTCCTTTGGACCGAGCACCACCGGTCCCTCCGGTCCTACTACACCGTCCTTCATTTGGTACTCCGCGCCTTCCTCAATGCTGGAATGGCTCCAGAAGCCTTGGACGTCTTGCGCCGGATCAGAGGCCGGGGGAAGACACCAAGCCTGTCGGCGTTGGCCATTCTTCTGAGACTGCTATTCCGAACGGGCGATTGGGTGAGTGCCTGGAAATTGTTTAAAGACATGGTCGGGAAAGGACCCCGCCCAAGCTCGAGGACCTTCAACGCAATGATTCTTGGATCCTGCCGAAGAGGGGCCGTCTCGTTCGGCGAGGGCCTCCTTCGAGTGATGCACAGGTTTCGCTGCGAGCCCGATGCTTGCAGCTACAACATCTTAATGAAGGCACATTGTGTGTTTGGGCAGTCTGCCTATGCCTTTGAGCTGTTTGATTCAATGCTCGAATCCGGTTGTGCTCCAACTGTTATTACTTACAACATACTTATTGATGCTTTGTGCCAGGAGGGAAGAATGGACGAAGCAAGAATGCTTTTTGATGGCATGGAAGAAGAGGGAATTGAATCTAATACAGTTACTTATAACGTTCTAGTTGATGGTTATGCAAAGGCAGGGCAAATTGAGAAGGCGGATGCAGTCTATAGAGAGATGAGGGGGAAGGGACTGGGCCCTGATTGCTACACCTTCAACATTCTTGCTGCGGGGCATTGCAAGTTCCGGAAAGATTGGGAAAGTGAGGGCGTGCATTTGCTGGATGAAGTGTTAAAATCAGACGTGTTCCCAGATGCGCCGATGCTGGACATGTTGGTCTCCAGGTTCTGTTGGGACGGGCAGTTGGATGATGCGCGGGAACTTTTGCAGCATGCTGTAGATGAGGGTATGACAGTGAGTATTGCAGGTTTTAACTCAGTTATCGCTGGCTATAGCAAGGAGGGATTGGAAGAAGAAGCTTTTGATTTATATCAAATCATGGTGGAGGCTGGTCTTGCACCCTCCGCATCCACTTGCAACTCTTTGCTCATGGGCTTGTGCAAGAGAGGGAGGTTGGATGATGCCAGGATGCTCCTAGATAAGATGGTAGAGAAAGGCTATTGTATGAGTACATCGGCTTTCACAATCTATTTAGATGGGTGTTTCAGAATGGGCAATACTGCTGCTGCTTTGAGGTGTTGGAATGACATGGAGAAGCAAGGGATCCATCCTGATGTTGTTGGCTTCTCAGCCTATATTAATGGTCTCTGCAGAGCTAATTACATGGAAGAGGCACATGAggctttccatgaaatgtgtaGGAGAGGATTGGTTCCAAACAATTTCACATACAACTCTTTAATTTCTGGATTTTGTAGGGCTGGTAACGTAGCTGAGGCATTGAAATTGGAGAGGGCGATGAGGCAGAATGGCCTTGTTCCTGATATTTTCACGACCAATATAATCATTAATGGATTCTGTAGACAGGGGAGGCTGAAGATGGCGAATAACATTTTCATGGAAATGTATGCTAATGGATTAAGTCCGGATATCGTAACTTATAATACTTTTATCAGCGCTTACTGTAGGGCTTTTGATATGGTGAATGCAGCGAACCTTGTGAATAAGATGTCTTCAGAGGGTTGTGAACCAGATATCTTCACATATAACATATGGATTCACAGCCTCTGTAGTAGTTGTATGACAAACCGAGCCATTAAGGTGCTAGATGAACTTGTTTCCACAGGTTTTGTTGCTAATACAGTTACTTACAACACCATGATGAATGGTATCTGCAGTGATGTACTTGATCGTGCTATGATTCTGATGGGGAAATTGCTTAAGATGGCCTTTGTTCCCAATGTGATTACAGTTAACCTGCTGCTCTCTCATTTCTGCAAGCAAGGGTTGGCAAGGAGGGCTTTGATTTGGGGAGAAAAGCTTAGACAGGTCTCCATTTTTGATCATACCACGGGGAATATACTTGACAGGGCCTACCGTGACATGCAAGAGGATGCAGAACCTTTGACAGGGGAGTCCGATAGAAGCTTATTTTTAGAATTTCTCATGCGCATTACTTACGGATCCTTACATAACGGTGAACCTTTAAAACATAAACCATTGATGATCACTAATATTGTTGATCATGGAATTACCAAGTCTTCCAAGATGATGAATGTGAGATAG
- the LOC103710806 gene encoding pentatricopeptide repeat-containing protein At1g62720-like isoform X2, whose amino-acid sequence MLSAALRRAHHRSVRPGRPAPPPPLRLSLFPSCSRPQDPTFPTPTPLSTTTAAEGFDPIDQFLPPRALPPPPLRPSLRRETLLSLARALKTAPTCLPALQALAFGFRPGPLASVLRSFPHPRPALAFFARSLPDLSTATVRSCCAAAHLLAAADPALKPLAQDLLASLLHRMGPHRGAELLLWTEHHRSLRSYYTVLHLVLRAFLNAGMAPEALDVLRRIRGRGKTPSLSALAILLRLLFRTGDWEGRMDEARMLFDGMEEEGIESNTVTYNVLVDGYAKAGQIEKADAVYREMRGKGLGPDCYTFNILAAGHCKFRKDWESEGVHLLDEVLKSDVFPDAPMLDMLVSRFCWDGQLDDARELLQHAVDEGMTVSIAGFNSVIAGYSKEGLEEEAFDLYQIMVEAGLAPSASTCNSLLMGLCKRGRLDDARMLLDKMVEKGYCMSTSAFTIYLDGCFRMGNTAAALRCWNDMEKQGIHPDVVGFSAYINGLCRANYMEEAHEAFHEMCRRGLVPNNFTYNSLISGFCRAGNVAEALKLERAMRQNGLVPDIFTTNIIINGFCRQGRLKMANNIFMEMYANGLSPDIVTYNTFISAYCRAFDMVNAANLVNKMSSEGCEPDIFTYNIWIHSLCSSCMTNRAIKVLDELVSTGFVANTVTYNTMMNGICSDVLDRAMILMGKLLKMAFVPNVITVNLLLSHFCKQGLARRALIWGEKLRQVSIFDHTTGNILDRAYRDMQEDAEPLTGESDRSLFLEFLMRITYGSLHNGEPLKHKPLMITNIVDHGITKSSKMMNVR is encoded by the exons ATGCTCTCCGCCGCGCTCCGCCGCGCGCACCATCGCTCCGTTAGACCCGGCCGTCctgctcctccgccgccgctgcGTCTTTCCCTCTTCCCTTCTTGTTCCCGTCCCCAAGATCCCACCTTTCCCACGCCAACTCCCCTCTCCACCACCACAGCCGCCGAAGGCTTCGACCCCATCGACCAGTTCCTCCCTCCCCGGGCCCTCCCTCCGCCGCCCCTCCGTCCCTCCCTCCGCCGCGAGACCCTCCTCTCCCTCGCCCGAGCCCTCAAGACCGCCCCCACATGCCTCCCTGCCCTCCAGGCCCTTGCTTTTGGCTTCCGCCCCGGCCCCCTTGCCAGCGTCCTCCGCTCCTTCCCCCACCCCCGCCCCGCCCTCGCCTTCTTCGCCCGCTCCCTCCCCGACCTCTCCACCGCCACCGTTCGCTCCTGCTGCGCCGCCGCCCACCTCCTCGCCGCCGCGGACCCCGCGCTCAAACCCCTCGCCCAGGACCTCCTCGCGTCCCTCCTCCATCGAATGGGCCCCCATCGTGGCGCCGAGCTCCTCCTTTGGACCGAGCACCACCGGTCCCTCCGGTCCTACTACACCGTCCTTCATTTGGTACTCCGCGCCTTCCTCAATGCTGGAATGGCTCCAGAAGCCTTGGACGTCTTGCGCCGGATCAGAGGCCGGGGGAAGACACCAAGCCTGTCGGCGTTGGCCATTCTTCTGAGACTGCTATTCCGAACGGGCGATTGG GAGGGAAGAATGGACGAAGCAAGAATGCTTTTTGATGGCATGGAAGAAGAGGGAATTGAATCTAATACAGTTACTTATAACGTTCTAGTTGATGGTTATGCAAAGGCAGGGCAAATTGAGAAGGCGGATGCAGTCTATAGAGAGATGAGGGGGAAGGGACTGGGCCCTGATTGCTACACCTTCAACATTCTTGCTGCGGGGCATTGCAAGTTCCGGAAAGATTGGGAAAGTGAGGGCGTGCATTTGCTGGATGAAGTGTTAAAATCAGACGTGTTCCCAGATGCGCCGATGCTGGACATGTTGGTCTCCAGGTTCTGTTGGGACGGGCAGTTGGATGATGCGCGGGAACTTTTGCAGCATGCTGTAGATGAGGGTATGACAGTGAGTATTGCAGGTTTTAACTCAGTTATCGCTGGCTATAGCAAGGAGGGATTGGAAGAAGAAGCTTTTGATTTATATCAAATCATGGTGGAGGCTGGTCTTGCACCCTCCGCATCCACTTGCAACTCTTTGCTCATGGGCTTGTGCAAGAGAGGGAGGTTGGATGATGCCAGGATGCTCCTAGATAAGATGGTAGAGAAAGGCTATTGTATGAGTACATCGGCTTTCACAATCTATTTAGATGGGTGTTTCAGAATGGGCAATACTGCTGCTGCTTTGAGGTGTTGGAATGACATGGAGAAGCAAGGGATCCATCCTGATGTTGTTGGCTTCTCAGCCTATATTAATGGTCTCTGCAGAGCTAATTACATGGAAGAGGCACATGAggctttccatgaaatgtgtaGGAGAGGATTGGTTCCAAACAATTTCACATACAACTCTTTAATTTCTGGATTTTGTAGGGCTGGTAACGTAGCTGAGGCATTGAAATTGGAGAGGGCGATGAGGCAGAATGGCCTTGTTCCTGATATTTTCACGACCAATATAATCATTAATGGATTCTGTAGACAGGGGAGGCTGAAGATGGCGAATAACATTTTCATGGAAATGTATGCTAATGGATTAAGTCCGGATATCGTAACTTATAATACTTTTATCAGCGCTTACTGTAGGGCTTTTGATATGGTGAATGCAGCGAACCTTGTGAATAAGATGTCTTCAGAGGGTTGTGAACCAGATATCTTCACATATAACATATGGATTCACAGCCTCTGTAGTAGTTGTATGACAAACCGAGCCATTAAGGTGCTAGATGAACTTGTTTCCACAGGTTTTGTTGCTAATACAGTTACTTACAACACCATGATGAATGGTATCTGCAGTGATGTACTTGATCGTGCTATGATTCTGATGGGGAAATTGCTTAAGATGGCCTTTGTTCCCAATGTGATTACAGTTAACCTGCTGCTCTCTCATTTCTGCAAGCAAGGGTTGGCAAGGAGGGCTTTGATTTGGGGAGAAAAGCTTAGACAGGTCTCCATTTTTGATCATACCACGGGGAATATACTTGACAGGGCCTACCGTGACATGCAAGAGGATGCAGAACCTTTGACAGGGGAGTCCGATAGAAGCTTATTTTTAGAATTTCTCATGCGCATTACTTACGGATCCTTACATAACGGTGAACCTTTAAAACATAAACCATTGATGATCACTAATATTGTTGATCATGGAATTACCAAGTCTTCCAAGATGATGAATGTGAGATAG